In Paramormyrops kingsleyae isolate MSU_618 chromosome 11, PKINGS_0.4, whole genome shotgun sequence, the genomic window TCAGGAGTGggaatcttatccgcaaagggccggtgtgtatgcacgtttttgggataacctgtaggtcagctgttcaaacccaggcgTGAGGACTGtgagattggccacccctgcattAAGCTATCTGAAGAGCATGGCGAGCGAGCTGAGACCACAGCAGCGGACGGCTAGCGTTGTACATATTCTGCTGAAAGCAGCCCCTCTCGCTAACACACTGGTAGCAAATACCTGGCTCCCAAAACACAGCGGGGAGCAGCAGTGGGAGCTCCTCGAGCTCATGGCAAGAAGCAGCTCCTGGGATGAGCAGACAGGTCTTGTGCTTGAGGGTGACATTGCTCCTGGGCGTTTCTTCAGAAGCCCACTTCAGCTTGCGGCTTTGAAGCAACCGTTCGGGAGCAGCAGATGGGGGGCAAATGCCGGACACCTGTCCTGCGTGACGTGCCGCCACAAAGGAGAGTTACCAGGGGTGTTGGCCGCTGACATCAGTGCCCTGGCCCAGCAGGCTTACCCCAACTACCTGGTGCCCATCCAAGAATATCTGGCCTTGCAGGTGTAACAGAGTTAGAATTGCACTTTgttaaaattataatattttcagattgtattgtgatttttatttaaaggttttatttaatatttgtgaattttatcattttgaaaacacattttgcagtcatttttattcattgtcTGTGGCAATTACAAACCTGCACATCGCCCCTTTTTGTACCTCCTGTGTTTCCGTAGTTCGCCTTTTTCCCCGCTTCCCCTCACAATGCTGCCGGGTATTGATGAGGGGGTCAGATGTGCATTGCAGTCCGAAGAcaatatatatgtttaattgTCTTCTACAGGATTCAATAAAATAATGGAAAGCAGCCTTTGGTGTTGTTCTGGTGTCTAAGAGTGAAAAGCAGATCCGTCACACTGGTGCCGTGACCCTTTGGATCTTCAGACCAGCTTGATGCCGGTCGCCGGGGATCCTGTGCTGCTGTTCTAGTCTGCACTTCGAGATCAAAGTGgggtcagaaaaaaaaaaattgtttggtATAGGCCTATATTGTTGTGAATTTTGTGAGGTTTAGTTGGATGCTTTTGATTTCAGTTGGTAATATTACTTTGTTTTTCAAAGTggttcattgttttgttttgataagGTCTTAGAATTAACATACACAACGCAAGTACAGTTCCATACAAAAACCAtttgtagtaaaaaaaaaaaaaaaaaaaaagcaatggatacCTATTCAACTCATCAGTCACCTAGAGGTAGAGGATTTTGGTTGGATTGCGTTGCTGATAGTAGGGATGCGGAACGTCCTAAGCCTATAGATGATGATTACACGGACGCAGGTTTGGGTCATAGTGCGGGTTGTACGCCTGTTAGTGGGTTTAAGGGGGACCATCTTCGCGCCTCCACACCGGCCTCTGATGTTGACGTTATTCACCATCTCACAGACATGGTTGGACAGTTAGGGGCTCAAATTGGTGAGTCCATTGTTAAAGAGCTAATGTCAGCTGGTGTAGTGAACGTAGACGGTGGCCGTCAGTCTACTCCCACTACCCAAACTACTCACAGTGACCCTACCAGATATGACTCACCTCATGTGACAGTCCATGTTAAATCAGACAGAGAATTCCCAACATTTAAAGGTGATATCACTGATAAACATTCAGTTAGGGACTGGATTGACTTGACCAAAACTCACCTCAGAAAACAGATGATTCCTGTGAATGACCAGTCAGAGGAAGTTATGAGCCATTTAATGGGTAAAGCTAGAGATGTGGTCAGGATTGCCGTGCGTAGTGATCCAGCGATTGACCTTAAACAAACACCTGACAAAATCTATGATGTTCTCCTCCATTATTTCAGTGGAGCTTCTTCGTGTCTCCCCCTCGCTGACTTTTATGCTACACTGCCTAAACACAAGGAGAATCCAGTTGATTACTGGATAAGACTGAATAAGGCAGCTGACTTAGCTCTTGAGGGCCTACACAGACAGGGGAAGAGAACGGAGAACATAAATAATGAAGTTGCACTCATGTTCGTCAAACATTGCCCTGATCATGAGCTCTCTTGCACCCTGAAGTGTAAACCAATTCATGAATGGACCTCACGAGATGTCCAACTGAGGATTGATGATTATCAGAGAGAGTTAAGAGCTAGTGGCAGAGTTATTGAGGCTGCACAGCTTAAAAACCATGTCGTTACAGTGACCCCTGAACAGCCTAGTGTTTCTCTAGTGAATGTGGCGATACCTTCCCAAAGTCACACTCCGAATCTCTCTCTCCAAGCCCAACACTCAGTGTGCCCTTCCATTTGCCCTCTTCCTGCCTGTGTCCCTGCTCAGGGCGAATCCATTCACAATCTGAGCCACTCTTCTGCGCCAGCCGTGGCACAAAATCTCCAGTCACAATCAGATGAGAGACTTCTAACCCGTATGGTTGATATCTTTCAGGATATGATGGATAAAATGCAGCAGCGTAACACCCACCATGTATCCAGGGGTGGCAGATTTCGTCGCGCCCCTCGTGACAGACGCCCCAATCAGACGGTTTGTAGGGTCTGTAATGACTCGAGCCACAATACCATGTCGCACTGCATGTCTGATAGATTGTGTTTTACCTGTTTTGGATCTGGTCACACCAGACTGAATTGCCCAGTCAATGGCTCCTCTCCGTCCCAGTCTGGGGGAAACTAGCTGACCTGTATTTGGAGGGGGGCAGTACAGGTCTCAGCAACCACTCCCGTGCAGATGACACTTCTGATGCCGAATCAGTTTACATATCTGCAAGAGACTCATTCCATGATTCTGAAATTGTTGTTTATCAGAATATTCACAGAGTCAGCAGTAGTGAGAGCCTTTTCTACACACCTGTGTTACTGGGTGGGACAATGAAAATTGGTGGCATGTTGGACACTGGCTCTATGGCTTGCAGTATGAGTGAGGAGGCCGAGATGAAAATGAAAGAGGCTGGAGTGATAAATGACCTACGCAAAGTGGATGTGAATGTGGTTCTCGTTGGATGTGGTGGACTTTACGTTAAACCAAAGTGTGCCTTTGATGTGGAGATGGAGGTGTATGGTTGTAAGATTGTAGTTCCCACGCTCGTTGTCCAGGGCCAGCGGGATGAACTAATATTGGGGACCAATGTTATAAAACATATCTTGCGTCAGTCTAAGCTATGTGAGTCTTACTGGAAAACAGTGTCGAGTCCTTGCCCAAAAAAGGATCATGAGATGGTGCAGTTCTTGTCTATGCTCTCAGGTCTCGAGTCATGGAAGGGTGACGAAGCCCCTCAGAAGGTTGGTACTGTCAGGTGCAACTCTGCTGTCTGCCTTCAGTCTGGCTGTGAATATCTTATTTGGGGAAGACTACCTAGAAATACTGTTATTTCACCAGGCAGTACTGTAATGACGGAGCCAACGTCATCTCGCTCAgctcccagaggtgttctgGTGTCTAGAGTCGTGACTCCATTGTGGGGAGACAGGTGGGTCCCACTAAAAATCATCAATGGTTCTGACAGGCCTGTGCTGGTAAAACGCAATGCAAAGTTGGCAGATGTTTTCTCCTGTATGGCGATTGAGGATATGGACATGGCTGAGTTTCCAGAGGGCCCTTGGGCTAGCTTTTCACAATCACTAACGCCTCAGCCTCTTGCTGGCGTGAAGTCCACCGAAGGAAAGCTTAGGTCAGCTGGTCTCAGTAACATTGACGTTGAGTCATGCGAGGTGTCTGAGGTGTATAAGAGGAAGATGACTGACCTTATTTTGCAGTATGAAGATATATTTTCACGCCATCACCTCGACTGTGGAGAGGCTAAGGGTTTTGTGCACCGCATTCATCTTGCAGATGAAAGGCCATTCAGGCTTCCTTATAGGAGAGTGCCCCCTGGGCACTATCAGAAGCTGCGCCAGGCGCTGAGTGAGATGGAGGACAGAGAAATCATCAGGAAATCAACCAGCGAATATGCCTCACCACTCGTTCTCGTGTGGAAGAAGACTGGGGATCTTCGTATATGTACGGATTTTCGATGGCTAAATAAAAGGACTCTGAAGGATGCTCACCCTCTTCCTCATCAGGCAGACTGCCTAGCTGCGTTAGGAGGTAACAGTCTATTCAGCACCATGGATTTAACGTCTGGGTTCTACAATATGCCCCTTCATGAGGAAGACAAGAAGTACTCGGCTTTTACAACGCCCATGGGGCTTTATGAGTACAATCGTCTCCCTCAGGGCCTATGTAATAGTCCAGGGAGCTTCATGCGAATGATGATGAGCATTTTTGGAGACCAGAACTATCTGAGTTTGCTGTGCTATTTGGACGACCTGTTGGTGTTTGCTCCGGATGAGGAGAGTGCTTTGTTACGCCTGAAGATGGTATTTGAGAGACTGCGTAGCCATAATCTAAAGTTGGCTCCAAAAAAATGTTTCTTCCTCAGGAGATCTGTGAGGTTTCTTGGCCACATAGTTGGTGAAAATGGTGTTTCAACAGACCACAGTAAAGTCGAGAGCATTAAGGCTATGTCTAGTGCTGATCTCATGGATCCTGATGGTGTGACCCCATCCCAGAAAAGGATAAGGTCCTTTTTAGGGATGATAAACTATTATCAGCACTTTGTGCCTGGATACTCCACCATAGCCAAGCCACTCTTTGACCTGTTGAAGGGTGAGAGGAGAAAAAGGACAGGGCAGAGGGACAGGACAATGGGTAGAAAGCTGTGTGCAGCTGACTGGACGCCACAACAGGAACAGGCCTTTGACCACCTAAAGGCTTCGCTAGTCAACTCCATGATTCTGGCTCATCCTGACTTCACCCGTCCCTTTATGTTGTCGACAGATGCATCCTTGGAAGGCATAGGTGCTGTCTTGTCCCAAATACAGGATGGGGACACGCGAGCCAGACCGATTGCATTTGCTAGCAAGTCCCTGACTCAAGCCCAGAGGAACTACCCAGCTCACCGCTTGGAGTTTCTGGCATTGAAATGGTCGATTTGTGACAAGTTCAGTCACTGGCTCAAAGGTCACAAATTCACAGTTTGGACTGATAACAACCCGTTGACTCATATTCTTACAAAGCCAAAGCTGGACTGTTGTGAGCAACGCTGGGTAGCCAAGTTGGCAAGTTACGACTTCGACATTAAGTATGTCCCAGGACGGCAGAACATTGTAGCTGACGCTTTGAGCCGTGTGCCTTTTGTCAAGGAGAGCGTTGGACAAAGACTTCTTACTGAACCCTATGTAAATCTTCTGAGTGATGTTAAAGATGTGTCATGTAATTCGGTTAGAAATGCCTTCAAGTCATCAAGTGGTCACGTGAAGCCCGTGTCAGTGAGTAATATTGTTCAGTCGCAATGTGACTCACCTCATGTATGGGCTCAGTCCATTGGAAGGGACGACGTGTCTGCGGTATTACAATCGCATATGGTTTGGGAAGCTGGTCCTAGGTCCCGTGCAGTGCAAACATTGCGGTTCCTTCCTCAGTTGATACCACCTGGAATTAACACCTTACCTGCATACACCGAAAAAGTCCTTCGTGACAAGCAGTTGGATGATAGCACTCTCTCTCGTGTCCTGTATTATGTTGAGAGGCGATGGAGGCCTTCTAGGAGGGCAAGAGCTAGAGAATCTGTCTCTGTCACAAGGTACCTGAAACACTGGGACAAACTTACCGTGAGCAATGGTGTCCTGTACAGAGTTTCTAAGGACCCTAAGACTGGAGCGAAACGGTCCCGATATGTTGTTCCTGACTCTCTCAGAGTTGAGGTCCTGAAAGGAGTTCACGATGAGGCCGGTCATCAGGCCCAGTCCAGGACTCTTAGTTTAGTAAGGGAGAGGTTCTTCTGGACGAACATCGACAGAGACGTGAGAGACTATGTTCGTCACTGTCAGCGATGCATTGTCAGTAAGACAGCTGACCCTGAAGGGAGGGCTCCTCTGGAGAGTATAACAACAACTAGACCACTGGAGCTCGTCTGTATTGATTTTTGGTCGGCTGAAAACTCCTGTAACAAGTCCATAGATGTCCTAGTAATAACAGACCATTTTACGAGATTGGCGCAGGCGTTTCCTTGTAAAGACCAGACAGCCAAGCAGGTGGCGAAAGTTCTTTGGGACAAATATTTCTGTGTATTTGGATTCCCGGAAAGGATCCACAGTGATCAAGGGACTAATTTTGAGAGCAGATTGATAAGTGAGCTCCTCATGATCTCGGGTGTAAAAAAATCACGCACTACCCCCTATCATCCAATGGGAAACGGTAGTGTAGAAAGGTTCAATAGAACCTTAGGCTGTATGATCCGCGCACTGTCTCCTGCAGCTAAGGCTGACTGGCCACGACGTTTACAAACATTGACATTCATGTACAATTGCACAGCTCACGAAACAACGGGCTACCCGCCCTTTTACCTCATGTTTGGCCGTGTCCCCCGCCTACCTGTTGATGTTTTGTTTCGTACTGTCCTGCATAATTCTACTGTGACAAGTTATGACAAGTATGTAGCTTCTCTCACCAATGATCTGAAAGAAGCATTGTTAATCGCTCAGGAACATGCTGTGAAGGAACAGAGAAGACATGCTCATCTGTACAACAGGAAAGTAAAGGGATCTAATATCGAAGTTGGGGATAGAGTGCTTTTAGCCAACAAAACAGAGAGAGGTAAAAAGAAACTCGCCGATAAGTGGGAATCGACCATTTACACAGTTATGGACATGAATGCTAAAACACATACGTACAGAATCTGTGACACGGTCACTGGCCGGGAGAAGGTGGTTCATAGGAACTTACTTCTGCTTGTTAGCTTCCTTCCTGtggataatgaaattgatatgtcTGACTTGCTTCCGAACATGTCTACCGCTGAACCTTCCCCTTCGGTCATTGCTGATGTAGGCAGCGAATCTGAGACTCTGgttgagagagagagtgagaatgGCTGTAGCTCTGGTGAGAACTTTGATGTTGGCAGTCTAGGTGGTTCGCCTGCGTGCTCGGGTGATGAGGTGGGCCTCTTGCCTGATGCAGAGCCTGTGGATTCTGAAAGGAGGACCGCGGACTGGATTACACAGTTTTCTACACCGAATTTGTCACAAGTGGATGTTTCAGATGTGGCGAGTGAAACCTCCGGACTGCAAGAAGCTTTTTCCTCACCTAGCACCATCATGCCGGGACAGTCTGTGACCTGTGACTCTGTACCCACGACTGACATTGCTGTTGACATAAGACAATCAGTAGTCGCATCTGAGAatacaacacagacacacaatgcGCCTTACACTTTATTCACTGCTGACCAGTCCCCACTTCAGTGCAGTAATTTTTCGAATGCACAAACGCCGGTCAGATCTAGGTTTGGTCGACTAGTCAAACCTGTTAATCGACTGATACAATCCATGTCCAGACAGGATGTTGTTCGGGATAATTTCAGTGTTAAATCCGTTTGCAAAGCTGTTTTGCATTCTCTTGTTGAGTGAATTTCAGGACTGTTGCCCAGCTTTCATGggtgtaagttttttttttggaagggGTTGCGTGACTGCTTTATGTGATTGTATAACATGTTTTGATCTTTTTCATGAGCTTATTCTACACTTAGTATTTGGGTCTTGTGGGGTGTACAAGGCACCCTGTTTCTAGTAGCTGGATTGGGAGATAGCGCTGCTCTCATACCACTTCATCCTTATGGGATACCGTAGATGTTGGATTTGTTGTAGTGACCCTTTCATTGTGCATGTACTTGTTGGAGTTGTGTCTGATATGTCCTATGTGGAGGTAGCTCAAATTTGATAAAATTCAGTGGAGGTGAATGTAACAGAGTTAGAATTGCACTTTgttaaaattataatattttcagattgtattgtgatttttatttaaaggttttatttaatatttgtgaattttatcattttgaaaacacattttgcagtcatttttattcattgtcTGTGGCAATTACAAACCTGCACATCGCCCCTTTTTGTACCTCCTGTGTTTCCGTAGTTCGCCTTTTTCCCCGCTTCCCCTCACAATGCTGCCGGGTATTGATGAGGGGGTCAGATGTGCATTGCAGTCCGAAGAcaatatatatgtttaattgTCTTCTACAGGATTCAATAAAATAATGGAAAGCAGCCTTTGGTGTTGTTCTGGTGTCTAAGAGTGAAAAGCAGATCCGTCACACAGGCCTTCCATTTCCCTCTATTCCTAGACCGCCTGCAGTAACATGTGTGTCTAATGGAAGCAGAGAGGGTAGAAGTGATCCTGGTGCGGCAGGTCAGGAGTTGCACTCGTTGGCTCCGAAGGGCGATAGTGGCCCAGCAAGGTCCACCCAGGACCATGGGCCACACAACTACAAGCTCATCTGTTGGTGCTGCAGAAAGAGGGGCCACCGGGCATACTTCTGCGCAGAATCCACCCTGGGGATGTCAGAAAGTGAGCGGGGGGCAGTGAGGGAGACACCGCCCCATTTCTGCTACTCTCCTCAGACCCACACTGGGACCACCTACCCCGTCGGGCAAGTCGGCGACAGGTGGAACCCATTCCTGGCCCTGCACCATCCCTGGAGTTTGCTGTCACGCCTTGACTGACAGTGGCTCCACAGTCTCCATCAAGGGCAGAGTTTTGCCAGCCACAGAGAAACCCACACCGCTGGGCTGGGAGCCCGCCACCACTCACCTGTGCTCCGTGACGGGGGAGATCTTCCCGATGCAGGATCATCGACGTCACCAGGTCCAGCTGGGGGCAGTACTGTTGTACCACGAGTTTTGACTTGCCCCCTTTTCAGGATGACTGCATCATGGGTATGGACTTCCTTGCCATCCAAGGGGCCATTATCAACCTTGGGTGCAACAGCCTGGCCGTGAGAGTGATCACGGTTCCCCTGACCACCACAGGACAGCCCAGCTCAAGCGGTTCGCCCTTAAGTCTCCTCTACCTGCCGCCCAAGACGACATCGGCAACCGAGGAGGGCTTGAGCTCCCAGTGGTTCTGATTGCTTCCATGCCAGAGAGGAATCTCACTACACTAGCTGCAAAGAGCCACGGTGCGACGTGTACAGCTTCCCATAACTGTAACTGTAGCAGACTGAGTAGGGCAGGCCAGTCAGCTCCCTTAGCGGCACTCAGCATTGTGTTTTGGTATGTTGGTGATGTCACGAGGTGTGGCGAGGGATGTGCAGGTCAGGCCCGGCACCCTCCTGTCGAGGCACTCTGCATTATTTTGGTATGTCTGTCATGTGATGTGGCGTGCTGAGGGAGGTGCTGGGCCAGGTGTGGCACAGCAACAGCAACTGAGGTGACAATCTGACTTGAGGTGTTTTGACCCATTGGGGAGTGTAatatgatgggggggggggggtgaatacAGTTTAGAGGTGAATATGATGtaaacagcaaaataaaactaaaaacttGCTTGTAGGCCTAAATCCTAAAATAACGTTTCTACTCAAAGAAAAATTagcaaggcaaaaaaaaaacaaaaaaaactttggactgcaataaaaaaaaatcttccttTATCATAAGCGAGAACGAGTTGACCTTCGCACACACAAAAGAGGACTTGTTTTTGCGAGCAACAGTTTACGTTAGTCACAAATTAAACTTTTCAACGTTGGATCCATAAAACAGgcacataaaacaaaattataacAAATAACGTTTAACCAGTCACTATCTTTGTTATAGATATATCTGCACCATGAGAACTCGCTGCTGATTCACTTTACTATAGCGGGCACCGCGACTTGGtggtataatatatatataattttgaaaacaacaaaacatattACACTTCATTCAAATCTTTGAAGTGGTGTGAGCCAGAGGCCACATTTTAACTTCCGAAACACAGGTAAAGAGGGCTTTACTTTTGCGGGCAACAGCTTACAGACACCAGCGGgttcacaataaaacacacgCCCTCCTGTGGTCTACAAGCATAATGACGCATGAAAACATTAATATCCCcaagctaaataaataatacgAACTTAATAAAGTAAAACTTATGTTCTACATGAGCAAATCGGATTTTACCGATGCAAAGATTCTAAAAATGATGCATCCGGAGTTTATCCCAAATTGTATCCGGTGCACAGTTTTTTAATCGGGGAGGTCGCATCGTGAAATTGGATGCTCTAGTCTAGAGCCCATCCCAGATGGCAGGGAATAGCCACAGACcgggaaaccccacaatgacacgggagaacatgcaactccAAAACACATAACGCCGGTGCAGAGACTCAAAGCTCGGTCTTataggtgtgaggtgacagtgctatccactgcaccaccgtgctgTCCGTAATGACAGATAGATAGAGATACCTTATTTATCCAGAAGGAAATTTAGGTAATGTTAggaaatttgtgtaatgtttatttctttttattattttatacagTTTTTGTTTAGCTTTAATCGTGCAGTTATTTTGAAAATTATAATCTTGCGGTACGCAGACACTTTATGGGAAATGTTTGAAGCGGTTTAATGTTTTGTCTATGAACCCAGGAACAATCCCGAGAGCAGCCGAAGGTCCTGATCTTCCCATCTGCAGGAAGACACGTGACACAAGCTACAGTCCGCGTGAAGATAAAAGGGAAACTCCCCGTGTGTAACAGGTCAGGGAGGCCGGTCTCCCCACGCCGCCGGTAGACGGCGTGAGTCAAGCCCGAAGGGAATGTTGAACATCTGCAGAAGGCGAGACGAGCAGGGACACGCAGGTCTGTGCATTGTTTGCTGTGGTTCCCATCGCAGGATCTCGACATGGGTGCGGCTGCCACGCCCTGCTCTTGCCGGGCCCCTGCAGACAAACTAGTCCTAGTTGTCACTCACCGCATATCATACCTGGGCGTGACTAAGTTACTGCTGTCATGGCAACAAGCAAACAGGTCTTCCTGACACACGGCACATTTTGGTTTAGCGCCATATGTTACCATGGAAGAAGTATCTCAATTGTCATACACCGCacgtaaatattttttttaagtctgtCACGTTTAATTGGCATGTGGCAAATCTGTATTCGTCTGTTTCCTTTAGATTACGGTGTCAATAAAAACACAGACGATAATGAGAACGGTAAATTACAAATAACTTGAGACAAGCATTCATGAGACACCAGGTTCAGTATTTCCTATTTCCTtacctttatttaaaaaattactcCTAAAATTACTGAAGAAAATTCCATTGCCTGTAGCAGTGCCAGTCGAAGCCTTTGTGCCGCCCTGGGCAAACTTTACCACcaaatttcactttgtctccgGCAGTTTGTAGCGGGGTGGTGCTTGTGGTTAGCTTAGTAAGCATCCATTCTTTATCCCGTACAGGGATAATGCACTCAGTGCTCAATGCTGACAAGGCGATTTGCATATTTATGTTAGCCTGCTTTAAAGCAGGAGTGAATGCTGGGAATCTATAAGGTCACAGGTCAGGATGTGAAGCCCTTTGAGCACCGGAGAGGAAACGAACACTAGAGAGTTGATGGGTTTCCACGTCATCCTGCTCATCAGCTTTGCAGGAGACTGGAATTACCCATATCTAAATTTCATACTCAATACCCTCCGCTGTCTTCATCTTTCATGAGATGGTGGGCATCATGAAAATTTGCTCTCTATAAAAAGACAAAATTGAACCAAAACTGTTTGAAAAAATTATTGTAGTTAagtaaacatataaataaatattgctttTGTCTCTGGGGTAACTCCACTGTCCAACCAAAGTAAGATATTAAACTGAATACAAAAATACACTATATCCATCTAGTTGTCCCTGCATCCACCCGGACTTAATGCTGTGTCTCTTCGAAGGTTTTGAAGGTACCTGGTTCTGTGACTCAGCTCACTGTGTGACTGGGAAGTTGGGAACATAGTGTGTGACTCCACATTCATTTGCTATATTTCCTTGCCACTGACTCATAGCTCTCACTTAAACAACATGAAGAGACAGGTCTCTGAGAAGTTCCTTCCATATGCGTCAAAAGcctgcatttaaaaaatggaaTTGAGTCTGTGCCAAGATCTTCAGTTTTGAAAAACCAGTCACAATAACATTTAGCGTTAATTgtatatttataaagcattaaCATTCAATAAGCCGCTGATTCAGATGAGGAAAGATGACTTATCCCCCACTTATCATATtctctatttatttttttctagtaTTTAACTTTTATGAAGTGAAAATAAACTAGCAAACAAGGCCACTTACCTCAAAAAATTATCAAGcaaatattaatgaaataaatttcaattacatTATGAGAAAAACTGGAATTGTAAAAGTCATTTCTCCAAAGTTTCCAAATACGTGAAGTGTGTGTTTACATTTCTCAGCAATAACTTATAGTGCTTTTTTATGAAGGTGAACAATGTAAACAAACCTCATTCATTAAAATACCCATTTAGATTGTTGATGAAGTTAATGAGAGAACTGCTGAGCTGAATTTAATTACGCATGTTCtggtaaatattaaaatcacgGATAACAGTTATTTATTCATGACTTTATATTCATTTCATAAGCAGAATATATAAACAGCTCTGGTAAGTATTAgaaggaaaatgtttaaaaattgaAGAAAGAATCTTAAAGACATGCTCTACTTTTATCTTTTGCTTTTAGTCACTTTTAATGCCAACTTCTTAATATTTTATTGCACACCTTCCTATAATAGCCATCATGAACCATATCTGCGGAAggcttattaaaaaaaatctttaagataatgttaaaatgcagtATGAGGATACAGAAGAGCAGGTAATATCAAGTTCAGTATCAAGCTTTCGGTCACTACTCTTTGACATGGATTTAACTTGCTTTCAGTATGTTATCTTCCAGAAAGATGCCTTTTGCACATTTTCAAAAGAAAACAATAGAGATATTTAGTTAGCGATTATATATTAGCATGGATTTTGTACCATCTTGAGACCAAAGCACAGTTTTGTCTGTGATCTGGCATCCAGACCACTCCCTGCCTGACTCATATCTCATTGCCTCCAAAACTCCTTTGGACATGTTTTGGGTGGGAATGTGACACCCTTTGTTCTAAGGGAGGTTAGCTTCCAAGGTGCAGGACAATGGTGCCCATACCAGAAAACTCACCCAGATGAATTTCAGTCAGGAGAGGAGAGCCTTCATGGTAAGTGGAAACATATTTTATGCTGTTTCTTAAAATTTCTCTAATATAGTTCCAGAAGCAACATTTCTATACATGACCGTTCTTTAAcctaaatacattttttgctgtGTGTGATATTTTTAGCATAAACTCATGGATGGCATTACACATTTAAGAAGGTTAGGGTGACAAAAGCAGCAATCACTTTCAAGATATCTAAAATACAGTAACTATACCGTAAGTGCCTCTAATGTATGAGTATGTTTCTACTTTAATTCCACAAGAGGTTAACTTTTTGCGAatcacataaaacaaaaaaaacgatAAGCTTCATGGAGCAGTGCGAGACGGCAGCTACAGAAGTACGTTTTGCAATCACTGTATAACTGTGTATAGCTTAGCCTTCCGCT contains:
- the LOC140593458 gene encoding retrovirus-related Pol polyprotein from transposon 412 isoform X1, producing the protein MTEPTSSRSAPRGVLVSRVVTPLWGDRWVPLKIINGSDRPVLVKRNAKLADVFSCMAIEDMDMAEFPEGPWASFSQSLTPQPLAGVKSTEGKLRSAGLSNIDVESCEVSEVYKRKMTDLILQYEDIFSRHHLDCGEAKGFVHRIHLADERPFRLPYRRVPPGHYQKLRQALSEMEDREIIRKSTSEYASPLVLVWKKTGDLRICTDFRWLNKRTLKDAHPLPHQADCLAALGGNSLFSTMDLTSGFYNMPLHEEDKKYSAFTTPMGLYEYNRLPQGLCNSPGSFMRMMMSIFGDQNYLSLLCYLDDLLVFAPDEESALLRLKMVFERLRSHNLKLAPKKCFFLRRSVRFLGHIVGENGVSTDHSKVESIKAMSSADLMDPDGVTPSQKRIRSFLGMINYYQHFVPGYSTIAKPLFDLLKGERRKRTGQRDRTMGRKLCAADWTPQQEQAFDHLKASLVNSMILAHPDFTRPFMLSTDASLEGIGAVLSQIQDGDTRARPIAFASKSLTQAQRNYPAHRLEFLALKWSICDKFSHWLKGHKFTVWTDNNPLTHILTKPKLDCCEQRWVAKLASYDFDIKYVPGRQNIVADALSRVPFVKESVGQRLLTEPYVNLLSDVKDVSCNSVRNAFKSSSGHVKPVSVSNIVQSQCDSPHVWAQSIGRDDVSAVLQSHMVWEAGPRSRAVQTLRFLPQLIPPGINTLPAYTEKVLRDKQLDDSTLSRVLYYVERRWRPSRRARARESVSVTRYLKHWDKLTVSNGVLYRVSKDPKTGAKRSRYVVPDSLRVEVLKGVHDEAGHQAQSRTLSLVRERFFWTNIDRDVRDYVRHCQRCIVSKTADPEGRAPLESITTTRPLELVCIDFWSAENSCNKSIDVLVITDHFTRLAQAFPCKDQTAKQVAKVLWDKYFCVFGFPERIHSDQGTNFESRLISELLMISGVKKSRTTPYHPMGNGSVERFNRTLGCMIRALSPAAKADWPRRLQTLTFMYNCTAHETTGYPPFYLMFGRVPRLPVDVLFRTVLHNSTVTSYDKYVASLTNDLKEALLIAQEHAVKEQRRHAHLYNRKVKGSNIEVGDRVLLANKTERGKKKLADKWESTIYTVMDMNAKTHTYRICDTVTGREKVVHRNLLLLVSFLPVDNEIDMSDLLPNMSTAEPSPSVIADVGSESETLVERESENGCSSGENFDVGSLGGSPACSGDEVGLLPDAEPVDSERRTADWITQFSTPNLSQVDVSDVASETSGLQEAFSSPSTIMPGQSVTCDSVPTTDIAVDIRQSVVASENTTQTHNAPYTLFTADQSPLQCSNFSNAQTPVRSRFGRLVKPVNRLIQSMSRQDVVRDNFSVKSVCKAVLHSLVE